A section of the Agrococcus sp. SGAir0287 genome encodes:
- a CDS encoding dTDP-4-dehydrorhamnose 3,5-epimerase family protein, translating into MVDIIDFELQTTTIEGLALIRMKQITDDRGTVREFFRASAFADAGYALPAFQQVNVTETKPGGMRGMHGESMVKLIAIAHGTAYGAWVDTRPDSPTRGAVFQTDLQPGTQILVPEGVCNGFQSTGDTPTQYVYCFTSEWVPGMAGVAITPLDPELGILWPIEPDREDRSIISQKDLDAPTLAEVLAG; encoded by the coding sequence GTGGTGGACATCATCGACTTCGAGCTGCAGACGACGACGATCGAGGGCCTCGCCCTCATCAGGATGAAGCAGATCACCGACGACCGCGGCACCGTGCGCGAGTTCTTCCGGGCGTCGGCGTTCGCCGACGCCGGATACGCACTGCCCGCCTTCCAGCAGGTCAACGTCACCGAGACGAAGCCCGGCGGCATGCGCGGCATGCACGGCGAGTCGATGGTGAAGCTCATCGCCATCGCCCACGGCACCGCCTACGGCGCATGGGTGGACACGCGGCCCGACTCGCCCACGCGCGGCGCCGTGTTCCAGACCGACCTGCAGCCCGGCACGCAGATCCTCGTTCCCGAGGGGGTCTGCAACGGCTTCCAGTCCACCGGCGACACCCCGACGCAGTACGTCTACTGCTTCACGAGCGAGTGGGTGCCCGGCATGGCCGGCGTCGCGATCACGCCCCTCGACCCCGAGCTCGGCATCCTCTGGCCCATCGAGCCCGACCGCGAGGACCGCTCGATCATC
- a CDS encoding SGNH/GDSL hydrolase family protein — MAPAHLRRATPSRSRCRIHAAALAVVGAGLVACSQTPSTTAPGASEGATDVVRMAVVGDSITDADSPDLASGALGAQSWVSYAVGDGVAFAGGWAQWGARTAQMADGVAGPLDADVLVILAGTNDAYSDDLAADVGAQLERIVDRADVEAVVVSSIPPIDAAPDRATAVNAFLEPFVAEHGWTWVDASAGLRDGEGFAPTMSDDGVHPTADGARILGHAIREAVLAAD, encoded by the coding sequence ATGGCACCGGCACACCTGCGTCGAGCGACGCCGAGCCGCTCGCGGTGCCGCATCCATGCTGCCGCGCTCGCTGTCGTCGGCGCGGGCCTCGTCGCCTGCTCGCAGACGCCGAGCACCACCGCGCCTGGGGCGTCCGAGGGTGCGACCGACGTCGTGCGCATGGCGGTCGTCGGCGACTCCATCACCGACGCCGACAGCCCCGACCTCGCCTCGGGCGCGCTCGGGGCGCAGTCGTGGGTGTCCTACGCCGTGGGCGACGGCGTCGCGTTCGCGGGTGGATGGGCGCAGTGGGGTGCGCGCACGGCGCAGATGGCCGACGGCGTCGCCGGACCGCTCGACGCCGACGTGCTCGTGATCCTCGCCGGCACGAACGATGCATACTCCGACGACCTCGCAGCGGACGTCGGCGCGCAGCTCGAGCGGATCGTCGATCGCGCCGACGTCGAGGCGGTCGTCGTCTCGTCCATCCCGCCCATCGACGCGGCACCCGATCGCGCCACGGCCGTCAACGCGTTCCTCGAGCCCTTCGTCGCCGAGCACGGCTGGACGTGGGTGGACGCCTCGGCCGGCCTGCGCGACGGCGAGGGATTCGCGCCGACGATGAGCGACGACGGCGTGCACCCCACCGCGGACGGAGCCCGCATCCTCGGCCACGCGATCCGCGAGGCCGTCCTCGCCGCCGACTGA
- the tuf gene encoding elongation factor Tu, translating to MAKAKFERTKPHVNIGTIGHVDHGKTTLTAAISKVLADKYPSATNVQRDFASIDSAPEERQRGITINISHVEYETPKRHYAHVDAPGHADYIKNMITGAAQMDGAILVVAATDGPMAQTREHVLLAKQVGVPYLLVALNKSDMVDDEEILELVELEVRELLSSQDFDGDNAPVVRVSGLKALEGDEKWSQAVLDLMEAVDESIPDPVRDKDKPFLMPIEDVFTITGRGTVVTGRAERGTLGINSEVEIVGIRPTQKTTVTGIEMFHKQLDEAWAGENCGLLLRGTKREDVERGQVVVKPGSVTPHTNFEGTAYILSKDEGGRHNPFFTNYRPQFYFRTTDVTGVISLPEGTEMVMPGDTTDMTVELIQPIAMEEGLGFAIREGGRTVGAGTVTKIVK from the coding sequence GTGGCCAAGGCCAAGTTCGAGCGGACCAAGCCGCACGTCAACATCGGAACGATCGGTCACGTCGACCACGGCAAGACCACGCTCACCGCAGCCATCTCGAAGGTGCTTGCCGACAAGTACCCCTCGGCGACCAACGTGCAGCGCGACTTCGCATCGATCGACTCGGCTCCCGAGGAGCGCCAGCGCGGCATCACGATCAACATCTCGCACGTCGAGTACGAGACGCCGAAGCGCCACTACGCGCACGTCGACGCCCCGGGTCACGCCGACTACATCAAGAACATGATCACGGGCGCCGCCCAGATGGACGGCGCGATCCTCGTGGTCGCCGCCACCGACGGCCCCATGGCGCAGACGCGCGAGCACGTGCTGCTCGCGAAGCAGGTCGGCGTGCCCTACCTGCTCGTCGCGCTCAACAAGTCGGACATGGTCGACGACGAGGAGATCCTCGAGCTCGTCGAGCTCGAGGTCCGCGAGCTGCTCTCGTCGCAGGACTTCGACGGCGACAACGCGCCCGTCGTCCGCGTCTCGGGCCTCAAGGCGCTCGAGGGCGACGAGAAGTGGTCGCAGGCCGTCCTCGACCTCATGGAGGCCGTCGACGAGTCCATCCCGGACCCGGTCCGCGACAAGGACAAGCCCTTCCTCATGCCGATCGAGGACGTCTTCACGATCACCGGTCGTGGCACGGTCGTCACGGGTCGCGCGGAGCGCGGCACGCTCGGCATCAACTCCGAGGTCGAGATCGTCGGCATCCGCCCGACGCAGAAGACCACGGTCACGGGCATCGAGATGTTCCACAAGCAGCTCGACGAGGCGTGGGCCGGCGAGAACTGCGGTCTGCTCCTCCGCGGCACCAAGCGCGAGGACGTCGAGCGCGGCCAGGTCGTCGTGAAGCCGGGCTCGGTCACGCCCCACACGAACTTCGAGGGCACGGCCTACATCCTGTCCAAGGACGAGGGTGGCCGTCACAACCCGTTCTTCACGAACTACCGCCCGCAGTTCTACTTCCGCACCACCGACGTCACCGGCGTCATCTCGCTGCCCGAGGGCACCGAGATGGTCATGCCCGGCGACACCACCGACATGACGGTCGAGCTGATCCAGCCGATCGCCATGGAGGAGGGCCTCGGCTTCGCCATCCGCGAGGGTGGCCGCACGGTCGGCGCCGGCACGGTCACGAAGATCGTCAAGTAG
- the fusA gene encoding elongation factor G, which translates to MAQDVLTDLTKVRNIGIMAHIDAGKTTTTERVLFYTGVNHKIGETHDGASTTDWMEQEKERGITITSAAVTCFWNGTQINIIDTPGHVDFTVEVERSLRILDGAVAVFDGKEGVEPQSETVWRQADKYNVPRICFVNKMDKLGADFYFTVDTIVSRLGARPLVLQLPIGSESDFVGVVDLLSMKAFVWPGDAKGDVTMGAKYEIEEIPADLQAKAEEYRATLVEAVAEADDALMEKFFEGEELSIEELQAGIRKLTIAGDAYPVLCGSAFKNRGVQPMLDAVVAYLPSPLDVPPVQGHDVKDPEVVIERHADASEPFAALVSKIAVHPFFGRLTYIRVYSGHLDQGAQVINSTKGKKERIGKIFQMHANKEIPVDSVTAGHIYAVIGLKDTTTGDTLSDAQHQVVLESMTFPAPVIEVAIEPKTKADQEKLGTAIQKLAEEDPTFQTELNPETGQTVIKGMGELHLDILVDRMKREFKVEANIGKPQVAYRETLRGTIDKFDYTHKKQTGGSGQFAKVQIKLEPIEVTAETTYEFENAVTGGRVPREYIPSVDAGIQDAMQVGVLAGFPTVGVKATLLDGAAHDVDSSEMAFKIAGSMAYKEAARKAQPVLLEPLMAVEVRTPEEYMGDVIGDLNSRRGQIQSMEDAAGVKVVKAQVPLSEMFGYVGDLRSKTSGRAVFSMEFSSYAEVPKAVSDEIVQKAKGE; encoded by the coding sequence GTGGCACAAGACGTGCTGACGGACCTCACGAAGGTCCGCAACATCGGCATCATGGCGCACATCGATGCCGGCAAGACGACGACCACCGAGCGCGTGCTCTTCTACACGGGCGTCAACCACAAGATCGGCGAGACGCACGACGGCGCCTCGACGACCGACTGGATGGAGCAGGAGAAGGAGCGCGGCATCACGATCACGTCGGCCGCCGTGACCTGCTTCTGGAACGGCACCCAGATCAACATCATCGACACCCCCGGTCACGTCGACTTCACCGTCGAGGTCGAGCGCAGCCTGCGCATCCTCGACGGCGCCGTCGCCGTGTTCGACGGCAAGGAGGGCGTCGAGCCCCAGTCCGAGACCGTGTGGCGTCAGGCCGACAAGTACAACGTCCCGCGCATCTGCTTCGTCAACAAGATGGACAAGCTCGGCGCCGACTTCTACTTCACGGTCGACACGATCGTGTCGCGCCTCGGCGCGCGCCCGCTCGTGCTCCAGCTCCCCATCGGCTCGGAGTCCGACTTCGTCGGCGTCGTCGACCTGCTCTCCATGAAGGCCTTCGTGTGGCCCGGCGACGCCAAGGGCGACGTGACCATGGGTGCGAAGTACGAGATCGAGGAGATCCCGGCCGACCTCCAGGCGAAGGCCGAGGAGTACCGCGCGACGCTCGTCGAGGCCGTGGCCGAGGCGGACGACGCGCTCATGGAGAAGTTCTTCGAGGGCGAGGAGCTCTCGATCGAGGAGCTCCAGGCCGGCATCCGCAAGCTCACGATCGCCGGCGACGCCTACCCGGTCCTCTGCGGCTCCGCGTTCAAGAACCGCGGCGTGCAGCCCATGCTCGACGCCGTCGTCGCCTACCTGCCGTCGCCGCTCGACGTGCCGCCGGTGCAGGGCCACGACGTCAAGGACCCCGAGGTCGTCATCGAGCGTCACGCCGACGCGTCCGAGCCCTTCGCGGCGCTCGTGTCGAAGATCGCCGTGCACCCCTTCTTCGGTCGCCTGACCTACATCCGCGTCTACTCGGGTCACCTCGACCAGGGCGCGCAGGTCATCAACTCGACCAAGGGCAAGAAGGAGCGCATCGGCAAGATCTTCCAGATGCACGCCAACAAGGAGATCCCCGTCGACTCGGTCACGGCCGGCCACATCTACGCGGTCATCGGCCTCAAGGACACGACGACGGGCGACACGCTCTCCGACGCGCAGCACCAGGTCGTCCTCGAGTCGATGACGTTCCCGGCCCCGGTCATCGAGGTCGCGATCGAGCCCAAGACGAAGGCCGACCAGGAGAAGCTCGGCACGGCCATCCAGAAGCTGGCCGAGGAGGACCCGACCTTCCAGACCGAGCTGAACCCGGAGACGGGCCAGACGGTCATCAAGGGCATGGGCGAGCTGCACCTCGACATCCTCGTGGACCGCATGAAGCGCGAGTTCAAGGTCGAGGCGAACATCGGCAAGCCGCAGGTCGCGTACCGCGAGACGCTGCGCGGCACGATCGACAAGTTCGACTACACGCACAAGAAGCAGACGGGTGGCTCCGGCCAGTTCGCCAAGGTGCAGATCAAGCTCGAGCCCATCGAGGTCACGGCAGAGACGACGTACGAGTTCGAGAACGCCGTCACCGGTGGTCGCGTGCCCCGCGAGTACATCCCCTCGGTGGACGCGGGCATCCAGGACGCCATGCAGGTCGGCGTGCTCGCCGGCTTCCCGACGGTGGGCGTGAAGGCGACCCTCCTCGACGGTGCGGCGCACGACGTCGACTCGTCGGAGATGGCGTTCAAGATCGCCGGCTCGATGGCGTACAAGGAGGCGGCCCGCAAGGCGCAGCCCGTGCTGCTCGAGCCGCTCATGGCCGTCGAGGTCCGCACGCCCGAGGAGTACATGGGCGACGTCATCGGCGACCTGAACTCGCGCCGCGGCCAGATCCAGTCGATGGAGGACGCCGCAGGCGTCAAGGTCGTCAAGGCGCAGGTGCCGCTGTCGGAGATGTTCGGCTACGTCGGCGACCTGCGTTCGAAGACCTCGGGTCGCGCCGTCTTCTCGATGGAGTTCTCGAGCTACGCCGAGGTCCCCAAGGCCGTCTCGGACGAGATCGTCCAGAAGGCCAAGGGCGAGTGA
- the rpsG gene encoding 30S ribosomal protein S7 has translation MPRKGPAPKRPVVADPVYGAPIVSQLVNKILLDGKKGLAERIVYGALAGVGEKSGQEPVAVLKKALDNIRPTLEVKSRRVGGSTYQVPVEVKPHRANTLALRWLVSYAKARREKTMTERLMNEILDASNSLGAAVKRREDTHKMAESNKAFAHYRW, from the coding sequence ATGCCTCGCAAGGGACCCGCTCCGAAGCGTCCTGTCGTCGCAGACCCGGTCTACGGCGCACCGATCGTCTCGCAGCTCGTGAACAAGATCCTCCTCGACGGCAAGAAGGGCCTGGCCGAGCGCATCGTCTACGGCGCGCTCGCCGGCGTCGGCGAGAAGTCGGGCCAGGAGCCCGTCGCGGTGCTGAAGAAGGCGCTCGACAACATCCGCCCGACCCTCGAGGTCAAGTCGCGCCGCGTGGGCGGCTCGACCTACCAGGTGCCCGTCGAGGTCAAGCCGCACCGCGCGAACACGCTCGCGCTGCGCTGGCTCGTCTCGTACGCCAAGGCTCGTCGCGAGAAGACGATGACCGAGCGCCTGATGAACGAGATCCTCGACGCGTCGAACAGCCTCGGCGCTGCCGTGAAGCGTCGCGAGGACACGCACAAGATGGCCGAGTCGAACAAGGCCTTCGCTCACTACCGCTGGTGA
- the rpsL gene encoding 30S ribosomal protein S12: MPTIQQLVRKGRTPKVVKTKAPALKANPQQRGVCTRVYTTTPKKPNSALRKVARVKLSNGTEVTAYIPGEGHNLQEHSMVLVRGGRVKDLPGVRYKIVRGALDTQAVKNRKQARSRYGAKKG, from the coding sequence GTGCCCACCATCCAGCAGCTGGTCCGCAAGGGCCGGACGCCGAAGGTCGTCAAGACCAAGGCGCCCGCGCTCAAGGCCAACCCGCAGCAGCGAGGCGTCTGCACTCGCGTCTACACGACCACGCCCAAGAAGCCGAACTCGGCGCTCCGCAAGGTCGCCCGCGTCAAGCTCTCCAACGGCACCGAGGTCACGGCCTACATCCCCGGCGAGGGCCACAACCTGCAGGAGCACTCGATGGTGCTCGTCCGCGGCGGTCGTGTGAAGGACCTCCCTGGCGTGCGCTACAAGATCGTGCGCGGCGCGCTCGACACGCAGGCCGTCAAGAACCGCAAGCAGGCTCGCAGCCGCTACGGCGCGAAGAAGGGCTGA
- a CDS encoding WXG100 family type VII secretion target, producing MTDFGASYGEMEQVAAALVDGRDDIVQTLEQLKGKVDTLLGEDFKTQHASGKFGEGYEELTSGLTTAVDGIGDMSEALTGMMQAIQQLDEQLAGG from the coding sequence ATGACGGACTTCGGTGCCAGCTATGGCGAGATGGAGCAGGTCGCGGCGGCGCTCGTCGACGGCCGCGACGACATCGTGCAGACGCTCGAGCAGCTCAAGGGCAAGGTCGACACGCTGCTGGGCGAGGACTTCAAGACGCAGCACGCGTCGGGGAAGTTCGGCGAGGGCTACGAGGAGCTGACCTCGGGTCTGACGACGGCGGTCGACGGCATCGGCGACATGTCGGAGGCGCTGACGGGCATGATGCAGGCGATCCAGCAGCTCGACGAGCAGCTCGCCGGCGGCTGA
- a CDS encoding WXG100 family type VII secretion target, producing MTDFGASYGEMEQVAAALVDGRDDIVQTLEQLKGKVDTLLGEDFKTQHASGKFGEGYEELTSGLTTAVDGIGDMSEALTGMMQAIQQLDEQLAGG from the coding sequence ATGACGGACTTCGGTGCCAGCTATGGCGAGATGGAGCAGGTCGCGGCGGCGCTCGTCGACGGGCGCGACGACATCGTGCAGACGCTCGAGCAGCTCAAGGGCAAGGTCGACACGCTGCTGGGCGAGGACTTCAAGACGCAGCACGCGTCGGGGAAGTTCGGCGAGGGCTACGAGGAGCTGACCTCGGGTCTGACGACGGCGGTCGACGGCATCGGCGACATGTCGGAGGCGCTGACGGGCATGATGCAGGCGATCCAGCAGCTCGACGAGCAGCTCGCCGGCGGCTGA
- a CDS encoding flagellar protein FlgN yields MDVLVKFDDLRTLNEYLVSIVAEFDAAEDRADVLEEAIGDPFGRNDLREAVEDFEDRWDDKRDELRDDLKKVQEHVQGVLDGFTDWDVETAKGLEGEG; encoded by the coding sequence GTGGACGTGCTCGTGAAGTTCGACGACCTGAGGACGCTCAACGAGTACCTCGTGTCGATCGTCGCCGAGTTCGACGCGGCCGAGGACCGCGCCGACGTCCTGGAGGAGGCGATCGGCGATCCCTTCGGCCGCAACGATCTGCGCGAGGCCGTCGAGGACTTCGAGGACCGGTGGGACGACAAGCGCGACGAGCTGCGCGACGACCTGAAGAAGGTGCAGGAGCACGTGCAGGGCGTGCTCGACGGCTTCACCGACTGGGACGTCGAGACGGCCAAGGGACTCGAGGGCGAGGGCTGA